The following are encoded together in the Daucus carota subsp. sativus chromosome 5, DH1 v3.0, whole genome shotgun sequence genome:
- the LOC108223878 gene encoding probable pterin-4-alpha-carbinolamine dehydratase, chloroplastic, which yields MASSIATLGRPSLSAPPLSLSCFPSNPCPKITYAPPRHTKLITLAIEGDNDFGARDPFPAEIESNFGDKVLGFGSTEHKILIPNLAALSLSRLDCSPKPFALSEQDAQNLLRKVVGWRLSNEGGRVKLQCLWKLKDFKSGVELINRIFNVVEATGHLPNLHLEPPNQVRAELWTPSIGGLSMNDFIVAAKIDEIKTSDLVPRKRAWA from the exons ATGGCTTCTTCCATTGCTACTCTAGGTCGTCCAAGCCTCTCAGCTCCTCCTCTATCTCTATCTTGTTTTCCATCAAACCCATGTCCTAAAATCACATATGCACCTCCCAGACACACCAAGTTGATCACTTTGGCTATTGAAGGCGACAATGATTTTGGGGCAAGAGACCCCTTTCCTGCTGAGATTGAGAGTAATTTTGGAGACAAAGTCTTGGGTTTTGGCAGCACTGAGCATAAGATATTGATTCCCAATCTAGCTGCTCTCTCTCTTTCTAGACTTGACTGTTCTCCTAAGCCATTTGCCTTGTCTGAGCAAGATGCTCAGAATTTGTTAAGAAAG GTTGTCGGTTGGAGACTGTCAAATGAAGGTGGAAGGGTGAAATTACAATGTTTGTGGAAGCTAAAAGATTTCAAATCTGGCGTTGAACTCATCAATAGGATATTCAATGTTGTAGAAGCTACTGGGCACCTTCCCAACCTTCACTTGGAACCACCCAATCAAGTTAGAGCTGAACTGTGGACGCCTTCGATTG GGGGTCTAAGCATGAATGATTTCATCGTAGCTGCTAAAATTGATGAGATAAAAACATCAGATCTTGTTCCCAGAAAGAGAGCTTGGGCGTAA
- the LOC108223877 gene encoding metacaspase-1, whose amino-acid sequence MLMLVDCSNCRAQLQLPPGAKSIRCALCLAVTRIAQPRDVVAPPPPPAYSSSTSNNNYYHHYQPPQQQQAPISYVPPGQPASVNGQKRAVICGISYTGSRNQLKGCVNDANCMKYMLINNFKFPESSIIMLTEEEKDPLRRPTKHNIRMAMYWLVQGCQPGDSLVFHFSGHGSQQRNYNGDEIDGYDETICPLDFETQGMIIDDEINATIVNPLPRGVKLHSIIDACHSGTVLDLPYLCRMDRTGKYVWEDHRPKSGVWKGTNGGEVISFSGCDDDQTSADTSALSKVTSTGAMTYSFIQAIEHGHAKTYGDMLTAMRSTIRKTDGGLGGGGTVTSLLSMLLTGGSLGSGLRQEPQLTANESFDVYKKVFSI is encoded by the exons ATGTTGATGTTAGTGGACTGCTCTAACTGCCGCGCGCAGCTGCAGCTCCCGCCAGGCGCCAAGTCCATACGTTGCGCACTCTGCCTCGCCGTTACTCGCATCGCGCAGCCGCGCGATGTCGTGGCTCCTCCACCTCCTCCGGCTTACTCCTCTTCCACAtcgaataataattattatcatcattATCAGCCACCTCAGCAGCAACAGGCTCCGATCAGTTACGTGCCGCCTGGTCAACCAGCATCGGTGAATGGACAGAAGAGAGCTGTGATTTGCGGGATTTCGTATACTGGGAGCAGGAATCAGCTGAAAGGATGTGTTAATGATGCCAATTGTATGAAGTATATGCTCATCAATAATTTCAAGTTTCCGGAGTCGTCTATTATTATGCTCACAG AGGAAGAAAAGGATCCATTAAGGCGTCCAACGAAACACAATATTAGAATGGCAATGTATTGGCTTGTGCAAGGTTGTCAGCCAGGAGATTCCTTGGTGTTTCATTTTTCTGGACATGGTTCTCAACAAAGGAATTACAACGGGGATGAGATTGATGGATATGATGAGACCATTTGTCCCCTGGATTTCGAAACACAGGGAATGATTATTGATGATGAAATAAATGCTACCATTGTCAATCCTCTTCCCCGTGGGGTTAAGCTTCACTCAATCATAGATGCTTGTCATAGTGGAACTGTGCTAGATTTACCTTATCTTTGTAGAATGGACAG GACAGGGAAGTATGTATGGGAGGATCATCGTCCTAAGTCAGGAGTATGGAAAGGAACAAATGGGGGAGAAGTCATATCCTTTAGTGGCTGTGATGATGATCAAACTTCTGCTGATACATCT GCCCTATCAAAGGTCACTTCCACAGGTGCAATGACTTACTCTTTTATCCAAGCAATAGAACATGGACATGCAAAAACATATGGGGATATGCTAACTGCAATGAGGTCAACTATCCGGAAGACTGATGGTGGTTTAGGGGGAGGTGGTACAGTTACATCGCTTTTGTCCATGCTTTTGACAGGAGGGAGTCTTGGTTCTGGCCTGAGACAG GAACCGCAACTAACTGCGAACGAATCTTTTGATGTCTACAAAAAGGTCTTCTCCATATAA
- the LOC108220289 gene encoding casein kinase II subunit beta-1 isoform X2 encodes MPSTSTNKNKDKVVSEESETSVDESDVSGSEGEYVSWVSWFCNLKGHEFFCEVDDDYIQDDFNLCGLSSQVPYYDYALDLILDVESSHGDKLSEEQNSLVESAAEMLYGLIHARYILTSKGLSAMMEKYKNNEFGTCPRTFCNEQACLPVGQSDIPRSSYVRIYCPQCEDIYLPRTRYQYAIDGAYFGSTFPHLFLMTYNHLKPQRDSRSYVPKVFGFKVHKP; translated from the exons ATGCCTTCCACTTCAACTAATAAAAACAAGGACAAGGTGGTCTCTGAGG AATCTGAAACATCAGTTGATGAGTCCGATGTTAGTGGTTCTGAAGGTGAATATGTTTCCTGGGTCTCCTGGTTTTGCAATCTGAAAGGACATGAATTCTTCTGCGAGGTGGATGATGATTACATTCAAGATGATTTTAACCTTTGTGGGCTAAGCAGTCAAGTTCCATACTACGACTATGCCCTTGACTTAATTTTAGATGTTGAGTCATCCCATG GTGATAAGCTTAGTGAAGAACAGAATTCATTAGTTGAATCAGCAGCAGAGATGCTCTATGGTCTTATTCATGCCCGATATATACTAACGAGCAAAGGGTTGTCAGCAATG ATGGAGAAGTACAAGAATAATGAATTTGGGACATGCCCGAGGACTTTTTGCAACGAACAGGCATGTTTGCCAGTTGGCCAGTCAGATATTCCCAGGTCAAGCTATGTGAGGATTTACTGTCCACAATGCGAAGATATATACTTGCCGCGTACCAGATATCAATATG CCATTGATGGGGCTTATTTCGGGTCAACATTTCCTCACTTATTTCTGATGACTTATAACCATCTCAAGCCACAACGAGATTCTCGCAGTTATGTTCCTAAAGTATTCGGTTTCAAAGTCCACAAGCCATAA
- the LOC108220289 gene encoding casein kinase II subunit beta-1 isoform X1, translated as MPSTSTNKNKDKVVSEEESETSVDESDVSGSEGEYVSWVSWFCNLKGHEFFCEVDDDYIQDDFNLCGLSSQVPYYDYALDLILDVESSHGDKLSEEQNSLVESAAEMLYGLIHARYILTSKGLSAMMEKYKNNEFGTCPRTFCNEQACLPVGQSDIPRSSYVRIYCPQCEDIYLPRTRYQYAIDGAYFGSTFPHLFLMTYNHLKPQRDSRSYVPKVFGFKVHKP; from the exons ATGCCTTCCACTTCAACTAATAAAAACAAGGACAAGGTGGTCTCTGAGG AAGAATCTGAAACATCAGTTGATGAGTCCGATGTTAGTGGTTCTGAAGGTGAATATGTTTCCTGGGTCTCCTGGTTTTGCAATCTGAAAGGACATGAATTCTTCTGCGAGGTGGATGATGATTACATTCAAGATGATTTTAACCTTTGTGGGCTAAGCAGTCAAGTTCCATACTACGACTATGCCCTTGACTTAATTTTAGATGTTGAGTCATCCCATG GTGATAAGCTTAGTGAAGAACAGAATTCATTAGTTGAATCAGCAGCAGAGATGCTCTATGGTCTTATTCATGCCCGATATATACTAACGAGCAAAGGGTTGTCAGCAATG ATGGAGAAGTACAAGAATAATGAATTTGGGACATGCCCGAGGACTTTTTGCAACGAACAGGCATGTTTGCCAGTTGGCCAGTCAGATATTCCCAGGTCAAGCTATGTGAGGATTTACTGTCCACAATGCGAAGATATATACTTGCCGCGTACCAGATATCAATATG CCATTGATGGGGCTTATTTCGGGTCAACATTTCCTCACTTATTTCTGATGACTTATAACCATCTCAAGCCACAACGAGATTCTCGCAGTTATGTTCCTAAAGTATTCGGTTTCAAAGTCCACAAGCCATAA